A stretch of the Streptomyces sp. NBC_01428 genome encodes the following:
- the tadA gene encoding tRNA adenosine(34) deaminase TadA: MRLALDEARLAVRDGDVPVGAVVLAPDGATVLAAGHNEREATGDPTAHAEVLALRGAAARLGEWRLTGCTLVVTLEPCTMCAGALVQSRVERVVYGARDEKAGATGSVWDVVRDRRLNHRPEVVEGVLAEESAALLTDFFRDL; encoded by the coding sequence ATGCGGCTCGCGCTGGACGAGGCACGGCTGGCCGTCCGGGACGGGGACGTTCCCGTCGGGGCCGTCGTGCTGGCGCCGGACGGGGCGACCGTGCTGGCGGCCGGGCACAACGAACGCGAGGCCACCGGCGACCCGACGGCGCACGCCGAGGTCCTCGCGCTGCGCGGGGCCGCCGCACGGCTCGGGGAATGGCGGCTGACCGGCTGCACGCTCGTCGTCACCCTGGAGCCCTGCACGATGTGCGCCGGCGCGCTCGTGCAGTCCCGGGTCGAGCGGGTGGTCTACGGCGCCCGTGACGAGAAGGCGGGCGCGACCGGATCCGTCTGGGACGTGGTCCGGGACCGACGGCTGAACCACCGGCCCGAGGTCGTCGAAGGTGTCCTCGCCGAGGAGTCCGCCGCGCTGCTCACCGACTTCTTCCGCGACCTCTGA
- a CDS encoding MFS transporter has translation MSISSPPQGHPQRWLILGVICLAQLTVLLDNTVLNVAIPSLTRELGAATSDIQWMINAYSLVQSGLLLTAGSAADRYGRKKMLVSGLALFGVGSLVAGLADSTGQLIAARAGMGVGGALLLTTTLAVAMQIFTPDEHPKAIGIWSAVNAVGFAAGPLIGGFVLNHFWWGAIFLINLPVAALGLVAVIVLVPESKAAPRVTAVSGSPGEARRADRPDIVGALLSTVGMTALVFAIISGPEHGWTSARVAATAALAVVVLGAFAAWESRIPYPMLDLQFFRNQRFTGAVAGAVLITFGMGGALFLLTQHLQFVLGYGPLEAGLRTAPLALAVVALNFSGLSARWTARLSTPLSIVIGMTLMSAGLVSIATLTGHGYAGTLAGLLLIGAGCAVANPAMAHAIMSAIPREKAGVGAGINGTLAEFGNGLGVAVLGAVLNSRFAALVPVAAASLPAALASAGSAEERGRITDAFSSGLETSQLVGAVAVLLGGLLAAALLRRAERADSAVAVTV, from the coding sequence AGGGCACCCCCAGCGCTGGCTGATCCTCGGGGTCATCTGTCTCGCCCAGCTCACCGTGCTGCTCGACAACACCGTCCTGAACGTCGCCATCCCCTCCCTCACCCGCGAGCTGGGCGCGGCGACCTCCGACATCCAGTGGATGATCAACGCGTACTCGCTGGTGCAGTCGGGACTGCTGCTCACCGCGGGCAGCGCCGCCGACCGCTACGGCCGCAAGAAGATGCTGGTCAGCGGACTCGCCCTGTTCGGGGTCGGCTCGCTGGTGGCCGGACTCGCCGACTCCACGGGCCAGTTGATCGCCGCGCGGGCCGGCATGGGCGTGGGCGGGGCGCTGCTGCTCACCACCACCCTCGCCGTCGCCATGCAGATCTTCACCCCGGACGAGCACCCGAAGGCGATCGGCATCTGGAGCGCGGTCAACGCGGTGGGCTTCGCCGCGGGGCCGCTGATCGGCGGCTTCGTGCTGAACCACTTCTGGTGGGGGGCGATCTTCCTCATCAACCTGCCCGTCGCGGCACTCGGTCTCGTCGCGGTGATCGTGCTCGTCCCCGAGTCGAAGGCCGCGCCGCGCGTCACCGCCGTCTCCGGGTCCCCGGGCGAAGCGCGGCGCGCGGACCGGCCGGACATCGTCGGCGCCCTCCTCTCGACGGTCGGCATGACCGCCCTGGTGTTCGCGATCATCTCGGGCCCCGAGCACGGGTGGACATCGGCGCGGGTGGCGGCCACGGCCGCGCTCGCCGTGGTCGTCCTCGGCGCCTTCGCCGCCTGGGAGAGCCGGATCCCGTACCCCATGCTCGACCTGCAGTTCTTCCGCAACCAGCGGTTCACCGGTGCCGTCGCGGGCGCCGTCCTCATCACGTTCGGGATGGGCGGTGCGCTGTTCCTGCTGACCCAGCACCTCCAGTTCGTGCTCGGTTACGGGCCGTTGGAGGCGGGCCTGCGGACCGCGCCGCTCGCGCTCGCCGTCGTCGCGCTGAACTTCTCCGGACTGTCGGCCCGCTGGACCGCGCGGCTCAGCACGCCCCTCTCCATAGTGATCGGCATGACGCTGATGTCCGCGGGCCTGGTGTCGATCGCCACGCTCACCGGCCACGGATACGCCGGGACACTCGCCGGACTGCTCCTCATCGGCGCGGGCTGCGCGGTGGCCAATCCCGCGATGGCGCACGCCATCATGAGCGCCATCCCGCGCGAGAAGGCGGGCGTCGGCGCCGGGATCAACGGCACGCTCGCCGAGTTCGGCAACGGGCTGGGCGTGGCCGTGCTCGGCGCGGTGCTCAACTCGCGGTTCGCGGCGCTGGTTCCGGTGGCCGCGGCCTCGCTGCCCGCCGCGCTCGCCTCCGCCGGGTCGGCCGAGGAACGCGGGCGGATCACCGACGCGTTCTCCTCGGGCCTGGAGACCAGCCAGCTGGTGGGCGCCGTCGCCGTGCTGCTCGGAGGACTCCTCGCTGCCGCGTTGCTGCGGCGGGCCGAGAGGGCGGACTCCGCCGTGGCGGTCACCGTGTGA
- a CDS encoding YceI family protein, with the protein MGLTAKIRTRDGWAVSHAVVTVTDMTGTQVLRAEADTDGAVHDTTALTPGAYTVIVTAVGYAPAASSAIVTAAGRAEVGQVTLARQGGTELPPPGPWTIDPAHSSIGAVAQHLGISSVHGRFTDFAGRIEIAPDDVATSRVEATISAASIDTGNGMRDGHLKSPDFLDVEKYPHITYRSTGVTPAGSDRWTVHGELTMHGVVRPVDLALAYLGTGADPWGGTRAAFRATVELRREDFAMNYNQVVQAGISAIGTTLKVELDIQAVQGESLPAV; encoded by the coding sequence ATGGGACTGACCGCGAAGATCCGTACGCGGGACGGATGGGCCGTGTCGCACGCGGTCGTCACGGTGACCGACATGACCGGCACGCAGGTGCTGCGGGCCGAGGCGGACACCGACGGGGCCGTCCACGACACCACGGCCCTCACCCCGGGCGCCTACACCGTGATCGTGACCGCGGTCGGGTACGCGCCCGCCGCGTCCAGCGCGATCGTCACGGCGGCCGGCCGGGCCGAGGTCGGCCAGGTGACGCTGGCCCGCCAGGGCGGCACCGAACTGCCCCCGCCCGGACCGTGGACCATCGACCCGGCGCACTCCTCCATCGGCGCCGTCGCCCAGCACCTGGGCATCTCCAGCGTGCACGGCCGCTTCACGGACTTCGCCGGCCGCATCGAGATCGCCCCCGACGACGTGGCCACGTCCCGCGTCGAGGCGACCATCTCGGCCGCCTCCATCGACACCGGCAACGGCATGCGCGACGGCCACCTGAAGTCCCCGGACTTCCTGGACGTCGAGAAGTACCCGCACATCACCTACCGGTCGACGGGCGTGACGCCCGCGGGCTCCGACCGCTGGACCGTGCACGGCGAACTCACCATGCACGGCGTCGTACGCCCCGTCGACCTCGCTCTCGCCTACCTCGGCACCGGCGCCGACCCCTGGGGCGGCACCCGCGCCGCGTTCCGCGCGACCGTGGAACTGCGCCGCGAGGACTTCGCCATGAACTACAACCAGGTCGTCCAGGCGGGCATCTCCGCCATCGGCACGACGCTGAAGGTGGAGCTGGACATCCAGGCGGTGCAGGGGGAGTCGCTGCCGGCCGTCTGA
- a CDS encoding tRNA adenosine deaminase-associated protein, with protein sequence MYFAALLARTEDGWKASDTELDDVETLSDLTDLAREVSDEDTVLLLIEQEDAWFGVVRVDGEEDPRIYVSDAAAAARSSYGEILLTDEVLGREPGGDDADLDALDLDGTEDGEPADSEDDEEEEEGSVSGEAVSHSPVGDRYILADLGVSERELLALDEGEALSTIAESLGAAEVLETVR encoded by the coding sequence GTGTACTTCGCCGCACTGCTCGCGCGCACCGAAGACGGGTGGAAAGCGAGCGACACAGAGCTCGACGATGTGGAAACCCTGTCGGATCTGACCGACCTGGCCCGTGAAGTCTCGGACGAGGACACGGTGCTTCTGCTCATCGAGCAGGAGGACGCGTGGTTCGGCGTCGTCCGCGTGGACGGCGAGGAGGACCCTCGCATCTACGTGTCGGACGCCGCCGCCGCAGCCCGCAGTTCGTACGGCGAGATCCTGCTCACGGACGAAGTGCTGGGACGGGAACCGGGCGGCGACGACGCCGACCTGGACGCCCTCGACCTGGACGGCACGGAGGACGGTGAGCCCGCGGACTCCGAGGACGACGAGGAGGAAGAAGAGGGGAGTGTGTCCGGCGAAGCCGTGTCGCACAGCCCCGTCGGGGACCGCTACATCCTCGCGGACCTCGGAGTGAGCGAGAGGGAACTGCTGGCCCTGGACGAAGGCGAGGCGCTCAGCACGATCGCCGAGTCGCTGGGGGCGGCCGAGGTCCTGGAGACCGTCCGCTAG
- a CDS encoding ANTAR domain-containing protein, protein MPKRFVVAASEFSELPRSATGFELADALTVAAQQLHDTVSTHSTLKTAVRLAVHVLPGAEHAGISVIERKAHRETLAWTDEVVRSADALNAGREHLPYWNRLWTAPVARIEDSASVEEDGDLALSSLGLRSVLSLRLRADRRRLTVLTAYAGKPRAFDDQATRVGRLFTAHVSIALETATMREQLTEAMRTRDLIGQATGILMERLDIDASEAFDSLVRTSQRENVKLRDLARRIVDASEGE, encoded by the coding sequence ATGCCGAAGAGGTTCGTGGTGGCTGCGTCCGAGTTTTCTGAATTGCCCCGTTCTGCTACGGGTTTCGAGCTGGCGGATGCCCTGACGGTCGCCGCTCAGCAGTTGCACGACACCGTGAGCACCCACAGCACCCTGAAGACCGCCGTACGGCTCGCCGTGCACGTCCTGCCGGGCGCCGAGCACGCCGGGATCTCCGTCATCGAGCGCAAGGCCCACCGGGAGACGCTCGCCTGGACGGACGAGGTCGTCCGCTCCGCCGACGCGTTGAACGCGGGCCGCGAGCACCTGCCGTACTGGAACCGGCTGTGGACGGCTCCGGTGGCCCGGATCGAGGACAGTGCCTCCGTGGAGGAGGACGGGGACCTCGCGCTGTCGAGCCTCGGGCTGAGATCGGTGCTGTCGCTCAGACTCAGGGCCGACCGGCGCCGGCTGACCGTCCTGACGGCGTACGCGGGCAAGCCGCGCGCCTTCGACGACCAGGCCACCCGGGTCGGCCGGCTGTTCACCGCGCACGTCAGCATCGCGCTGGAGACGGCGACGATGCGCGAGCAGCTCACCGAGGCGATGCGCACCCGGGATCTGATCGGGCAGGCCACGGGCATCCTGATGGAGCGGCTCGACATCGACGCGTCGGAGGCGTTCGACAGCCTCGTGCGCACCTCCCAGCGGGAGAACGTCAAGCTCCGTGACCTGGCCCGACGGATCGTCGACGCCAGTGAAGGCGAGTGA
- a CDS encoding Dabb family protein, with the protein MIRHLVLFKLNDGVERDEPRVVEGVAAFRALGDRIPELRFWECDWNITDRPIAYDFAINSAVEDTEALTRYLEHPAHQAGVALWREFATWVIADYPF; encoded by the coding sequence GTGATCCGCCATCTGGTCCTCTTCAAGCTCAACGACGGCGTCGAGCGGGACGAGCCCCGTGTCGTCGAGGGCGTCGCCGCCTTCCGCGCGCTCGGTGACCGGATCCCCGAGCTGCGGTTCTGGGAGTGCGACTGGAACATCACCGACCGGCCCATCGCGTACGACTTCGCGATCAACTCCGCCGTCGAGGACACCGAAGCGCTCACCCGGTACCTGGAACACCCGGCCCATCAGGCGGGCGTCGCCCTCTGGCGCGAGTTCGCCACCTGGGTGATCGCCGACTATCCGTTCTGA
- a CDS encoding RNA polymerase sigma factor SigF, with the protein MTVSASTAPPQEEAPAQAQAPAPTHAPAQVPPSPPAQSTAPDAAAGTATSAAPVAPVVETAPEVAPERRRGADTRALTQVLFGELKVLEPGTPEHNRVRGALIEANLPLVRYAAARFRSRNEPMEDVVQVGTIGLINAIDRFDPDRGVQFPTFAMPTVVGEIKRYFRDNVRTVHVPRRLHELWVQVNSATEDLTTAFGRSPTTSEIAERLRITEEEVLSCIEAGRSYHATSLEAAQEGDGLPGLLDRLGYEDPALDGVEHRDLVRHLLVQLPEREQRILLLRYYSNLTQSQISAELGVSQMHVSRLLARSFARLRSANRIEA; encoded by the coding sequence TTGACCGTGTCGGCCAGTACTGCGCCGCCCCAGGAGGAAGCCCCGGCCCAGGCCCAGGCACCGGCCCCCACGCATGCCCCGGCCCAGGTCCCGCCCTCGCCCCCGGCGCAGAGCACCGCACCCGACGCCGCAGCAGGCACCGCGACCAGCGCCGCACCCGTGGCGCCCGTCGTCGAGACCGCCCCGGAGGTCGCGCCCGAGCGACGCCGCGGCGCCGACACCCGCGCCCTGACCCAGGTGCTCTTCGGCGAGCTCAAGGTGCTGGAGCCCGGCACCCCCGAGCACAACCGGGTCCGCGGGGCGCTCATCGAGGCCAACCTCCCCCTCGTCCGGTACGCGGCGGCCCGCTTCCGCTCCCGCAACGAACCGATGGAGGACGTGGTCCAGGTCGGCACGATCGGTCTGATCAACGCGATCGACCGCTTCGACCCGGACCGGGGCGTGCAGTTCCCGACGTTCGCGATGCCGACGGTCGTCGGCGAGATCAAGCGGTACTTCCGCGACAACGTCCGCACCGTCCACGTACCGCGGCGGCTGCACGAGCTGTGGGTGCAGGTGAACTCCGCGACGGAGGACCTGACGACCGCCTTCGGACGCTCGCCCACCACCTCGGAGATCGCCGAGCGGCTGCGCATCACCGAGGAGGAGGTGCTCTCCTGCATCGAGGCCGGCCGCTCGTACCACGCGACCTCCCTGGAGGCCGCCCAGGAGGGCGACGGGCTGCCGGGACTGCTCGACCGGCTCGGCTACGAGGACCCCGCGCTCGACGGGGTCGAACACCGTGACCTCGTACGGCATCTGCTCGTACAGTTGCCCGAACGCGAGCAGCGGATCCTGCTGCTGCGCTACTACAGCAACCTCACGCAGTCGCAGATCAGCGCGGAGCTGGGAGTGTCCCAGATGCATGTGTCAAGGCTGCTCGCCCGCAGTTTCGCGCGTCTTCGATCCGCAAACAGGATCGAGGCGTAA
- a CDS encoding MFS transporter encodes MATTTPAGVRGSHAKHGGVADGAPMTHRQIMEALSGLLLGMFVAILSSTIVSNALPRIIGDLGGGQSAYTWVVTAALLSMTATTPLWGKLSDLYSKKALVQIALVIYVLGSAAAGLSQNAGMLIACRVVQGVGVGGLSALAQIVMAAMISPRERGRYSGYLGATFAVATVGGPLLGGVITDTSWLGWRWCFYVGVPFAIIALIVLQKTLHLPVVKRDVKVDWGGAFFISAAVSLLLLWVTFAGDKYDWVSWQTYVMVAGAVVLGLLFVLVESKASEPIIPLRLFRNRTITLSSLASLFVGVAMFTGTVFFSQYFQLARDKSPTMSGVMTIPMIAGLFISSTVSGQVITKTGRWKYWLVSGGFLVTAGLGLLGTIRYDTTYWHIAIFMALLGLGIGMMMQNLVLSTQNQVAPSDLGSASSTVTFFRSLGGAIGVSALGAVMATRITDYVKDGLTDLGPKYASLGSGSDSSSTIPDMDKLPAPLRTVMESAYGHGIADVFLIAAGMALVAFLIVLFIKEVPLRTSGAMAQAAAEQSGAPATETTVAESVEPPADDERIPAQAVAATEAGPEGTQRLAAVATATRESVPQPASGGIPVRGQVRGNESAPVPQAAVTLISLAGRQLGRSVAQADGSYAVDAPGVGSYVLIASADGFQPQASTIVVNDEPLTYDILLSGTSGLSGVVRAADGGTPVKDAMVIVTDVRGDVLATGTTGEQGEFAFAELVPGIVTVAVNAAGHRPRALPVEVGGTGVTRIEVDLDSGSQVQGVVKAPHGPLSDARVTLVDAAGNVVGTARTGADGAYAFTDLDGGEYTVIATGYPPVATALTVDGRGVDDHDIELAHPGE; translated from the coding sequence ATGGCAACGACCACACCAGCCGGTGTGCGGGGCTCTCACGCCAAGCACGGAGGCGTCGCCGACGGCGCTCCGATGACGCACCGGCAGATCATGGAGGCGCTCTCCGGGCTGCTGCTCGGCATGTTCGTCGCGATCCTGTCGTCGACGATCGTCTCCAACGCGCTCCCTCGCATCATCGGTGACCTGGGCGGCGGCCAGTCCGCCTACACCTGGGTCGTCACGGCCGCGCTGCTCTCGATGACCGCGACCACGCCCCTGTGGGGCAAGCTGTCCGACCTGTACAGCAAGAAGGCGCTCGTCCAGATAGCGCTCGTCATCTATGTACTGGGATCGGCCGCCGCCGGTCTCTCGCAGAACGCCGGCATGCTCATCGCCTGCCGTGTCGTGCAGGGCGTCGGCGTCGGCGGTCTGTCCGCCCTCGCGCAGATCGTGATGGCCGCGATGATCTCCCCGCGTGAGCGCGGGCGCTACTCCGGCTACCTGGGCGCGACGTTCGCCGTCGCGACGGTCGGCGGTCCGCTGCTCGGCGGTGTCATCACCGACACCAGCTGGCTCGGCTGGCGCTGGTGCTTCTACGTCGGTGTGCCCTTCGCGATCATCGCGCTCATCGTGCTGCAGAAGACCCTGCACCTGCCCGTCGTGAAGCGGGACGTCAAGGTCGACTGGGGCGGCGCGTTCTTCATCTCCGCCGCGGTCTCCCTGCTCCTCCTGTGGGTCACCTTCGCCGGTGACAAGTACGACTGGGTCTCGTGGCAGACGTACGTGATGGTCGCGGGCGCGGTCGTCCTCGGTCTGCTGTTCGTCCTCGTCGAGTCCAAGGCCAGCGAGCCGATCATCCCGCTGCGGCTGTTCCGCAACCGGACCATCACGCTGTCGTCCCTCGCCTCGCTGTTCGTCGGCGTCGCGATGTTCACCGGCACCGTCTTCTTCAGCCAGTACTTCCAGCTGGCGCGGGACAAGTCCCCGACGATGTCGGGTGTCATGACGATCCCGATGATCGCCGGTCTGTTCATCTCCTCCACGGTCTCCGGCCAGGTCATCACCAAGACCGGACGGTGGAAGTACTGGCTCGTCAGCGGCGGCTTCCTGGTCACCGCGGGCCTCGGCCTCCTCGGCACGATCCGCTACGACACGACGTACTGGCACATCGCGATCTTCATGGCGCTGCTGGGTCTCGGCATCGGCATGATGATGCAGAACCTGGTGCTGTCCACGCAGAACCAGGTGGCGCCGTCCGACCTGGGCTCCGCCAGTTCCACCGTCACCTTCTTCCGTTCCCTCGGTGGTGCGATCGGTGTCTCCGCGCTCGGCGCGGTCATGGCCACCCGGATCACCGACTACGTGAAGGACGGGCTGACCGACCTCGGCCCCAAGTACGCCTCCCTCGGCTCCGGTTCGGACTCCAGCTCCACCATCCCGGACATGGACAAGCTCCCCGCGCCGCTGCGCACCGTGATGGAGAGCGCGTACGGCCACGGCATCGCGGACGTCTTCCTGATCGCCGCGGGCATGGCGCTGGTCGCCTTCCTGATCGTGCTGTTCATCAAGGAGGTCCCGCTGCGGACGTCCGGCGCGATGGCCCAGGCCGCCGCCGAGCAGTCCGGCGCCCCGGCCACCGAGACGACCGTCGCCGAGTCCGTCGAGCCCCCGGCCGACGACGAGCGGATCCCCGCCCAGGCCGTCGCGGCCACCGAGGCGGGCCCCGAGGGCACGCAGCGCCTCGCGGCCGTCGCCACGGCGACGCGTGAGAGCGTGCCGCAGCCCGCGTCCGGCGGCATCCCGGTGCGCGGCCAGGTCCGCGGCAACGAGAGTGCGCCCGTACCGCAGGCCGCGGTCACGCTGATCTCCCTCGCGGGACGTCAGCTCGGCCGCTCGGTCGCCCAGGCCGACGGCTCCTACGCGGTGGACGCGCCCGGCGTCGGCTCCTACGTGCTGATCGCCTCCGCCGACGGCTTCCAGCCGCAGGCCTCGACGATCGTCGTCAACGACGAGCCGCTCACGTACGACATCCTGCTGAGCGGCACGAGCGGGCTGAGCGGTGTCGTCCGGGCGGCCGACGGCGGTACCCCCGTCAAGGATGCGATGGTCATCGTGACCGACGTCCGCGGTGACGTGCTCGCCACCGGAACCACCGGTGAGCAGGGCGAGTTCGCCTTCGCCGAGCTGGTGCCCGGAATCGTCACGGTCGCCGTGAACGCGGCCGGCCACCGGCCGCGCGCGCTGCCCGTCGAGGTGGGCGGCACCGGGGTCACCCGGATCGAGGTCGACCTCGACTCGGGCTCCCAGGTCCAGGGTGTCGTCAAGGCACCGCACGGCCCCCTGTCGGACGCCCGCGTGACGCTGGTCGACGCGGCCGGCAACGTGGTCGGCACGGCCAGGACCGGCGCGGACGGCGCCTACGCCTTCACCGACCTGGACGGCGGCGAGTACACCGTCATCGCGACCGGCTACCCGCCGGTGGCGACGGCCCTGACCGTCGACGGCCGTGGCGTGGACGACCACGACATCGAACTCGCCCACCCCGGCGAGTAG
- a CDS encoding TetR/AcrR family transcriptional regulator, which yields MVRAAGRAKRPARTSVWLEGKAPRGRAARNGGQPSGLDRERITEATVRLLDAEGLAKFSMRRLAAELNVTAMSVYWYVDTKDDLLELALDAVFGELALPDVESAEHWRDQLRALAVGNRALLVRHPWVSPLVGSFLNIGPHSMAFSMCVQRVIRNTGLPPRGQTGAMSAVFQFVYGFGTIEGHFVQRCATAGVSQDEYFREAMSTISEQPQLAADFASAADLMEARGGDTVSEMRDRDFGFALELLVAGIEAMVARG from the coding sequence ATGGTGAGGGCAGCCGGCAGGGCCAAGCGTCCGGCGCGGACCAGTGTCTGGCTGGAGGGCAAGGCACCCCGGGGCCGGGCCGCGCGGAACGGAGGGCAGCCGTCGGGGCTCGACCGGGAGCGGATCACCGAGGCCACCGTGCGGTTGCTCGACGCGGAGGGACTCGCGAAGTTCTCGATGCGGCGTCTGGCCGCCGAGCTGAACGTCACGGCCATGTCCGTGTACTGGTACGTCGACACCAAGGACGACCTCCTGGAGCTCGCCCTCGACGCGGTGTTCGGCGAACTGGCGCTGCCGGACGTCGAGTCGGCGGAACACTGGCGGGATCAGCTGCGGGCGCTGGCCGTCGGCAACCGGGCGCTGCTGGTGCGCCACCCGTGGGTGTCGCCGCTCGTCGGGAGCTTCCTGAACATCGGGCCGCACTCCATGGCGTTCTCCATGTGCGTCCAGCGGGTGATCCGGAACACCGGGCTGCCGCCGCGCGGGCAGACCGGGGCGATGTCGGCCGTCTTCCAGTTCGTGTACGGGTTCGGCACGATCGAGGGCCACTTCGTGCAGCGGTGCGCCACGGCGGGGGTGTCGCAGGACGAGTACTTCCGCGAGGCCATGAGCACGATCAGCGAACAGCCCCAGCTGGCAGCGGACTTCGCCAGCGCGGCGGATCTGATGGAGGCCCGGGGCGGCGACACCGTCTCGGAGATGCGGGACCGGGACTTCGGGTTCGCGCTGGAGTTGTTGGTCGCGGGGATCGAGGCGATGGTGGCACGAGGCTGA
- a CDS encoding RNA polymerase sigma factor SigF, with product MSADQGSSKVLTLTKSDAVPEAHAALPDVPATEAPEAVLVPESSGAIDTRTLSRSLFLRLAALGENSPERGYVRDTLIELNLPLVRYAAARFRSRNEPMEDIVQVGTIGLIKAIDRFDCERGVEFPTFAMPTVVGEIKRFFRDTSWSVRVPRRLQELRLALTKASDELSQKLDRSPTVAELATVLGVSEEDVVDGLAVGNAYTASSLDSPAPEDDGGEGSLADRLGYEDTALEGVEYRESLKPLLAKLPPRERRIIMLRFFANMTQSQIGEEVGISQMHVSRLLTRTLSQLREGLISD from the coding sequence ATGTCCGCAGATCAGGGCAGCTCGAAGGTGCTCACGCTCACGAAGAGCGACGCAGTGCCCGAGGCGCACGCCGCGCTTCCCGATGTCCCTGCCACCGAGGCCCCGGAAGCCGTTCTGGTCCCCGAGTCCTCGGGCGCCATCGACACCCGGACCCTGTCCCGCTCCCTCTTCCTGCGGCTCGCCGCACTCGGCGAGAACAGCCCGGAGCGTGGCTACGTCCGGGACACCCTCATCGAGCTCAACCTCCCGCTCGTCCGGTACGCGGCAGCCCGCTTCCGCTCCCGGAACGAGCCGATGGAGGACATCGTCCAGGTCGGCACGATCGGCCTGATCAAGGCGATCGACCGCTTCGACTGCGAACGCGGCGTGGAGTTCCCGACGTTCGCGATGCCGACGGTCGTGGGCGAGATCAAGCGCTTCTTCCGTGACACCTCCTGGTCGGTGCGTGTCCCGCGCCGGCTGCAGGAGCTGCGGCTCGCCCTCACGAAGGCCAGCGACGAGCTCTCCCAGAAGCTCGACCGCTCGCCGACGGTCGCCGAACTCGCCACCGTGCTCGGGGTGTCCGAGGAGGACGTGGTCGACGGTCTCGCCGTCGGCAACGCGTACACCGCCTCCTCGCTCGACTCGCCCGCGCCCGAGGACGACGGCGGCGAGGGCTCCCTCGCGGACCGCCTCGGCTACGAGGACACCGCGCTGGAGGGCGTGGAGTACCGCGAGTCGCTCAAGCCGCTGCTCGCCAAACTGCCGCCCCGTGAGCGCCGGATCATCATGCTGCGCTTCTTCGCGAACATGACCCAGTCGCAGATCGGCGAGGAGGTCGGCATCTCGCAGATGCACGTCTCCCGCCTCCTCACCCGCACGCTGTCCCAGCTGCGCGAGGGCCTCATCTCCGACTGA
- a CDS encoding PPOX class F420-dependent oxidoreductase, producing MAPNIATNTSVSLDELLDFVRPRHRAVLLTRRADGGPQGSPLTCGVDDSGRIVLSTYPERAKTRNAKRDERVSLLILSDEWNGPWVQVDGTAEVLDSPDSVEPLVEYYRNIAGEHPDWDEYRAAMLKQGKSIIRVTPTRWGPVATGGFPAHLAPQE from the coding sequence ATGGCACCCAACATCGCGACGAACACCTCCGTCTCCCTCGACGAGTTGCTGGACTTCGTACGTCCCCGGCACCGGGCCGTCCTGCTGACCCGCCGCGCCGACGGCGGCCCGCAGGGCTCCCCGCTGACCTGCGGTGTCGACGACTCGGGGCGCATCGTCCTCTCGACGTACCCGGAGCGGGCGAAGACGCGTAACGCCAAGCGGGACGAGAGGGTCTCCCTCCTGATCCTCAGCGACGAGTGGAACGGGCCCTGGGTCCAGGTCGACGGGACCGCCGAGGTCCTCGACTCCCCCGACTCCGTCGAGCCGCTCGTCGAGTACTACCGGAACATCGCCGGGGAGCATCCGGACTGGGACGAGTACCGGGCGGCCATGCTCAAGCAGGGCAAGTCGATCATCCGGGTCACCCCGACCCGCTGGGGCCCGGTGGCCACCGGCGGCTTCCCGGCCCACCTGGCCCCCCAGGAGTAG
- a CDS encoding MarR family winged helix-turn-helix transcriptional regulator, translating into MAEQAQYEELARQLSAIGAVKRDMGRILPPDCPGGSAAVLTLLGRYGEMRMSRLAELLSVDMSVTSRHVAHVADRGWIERFPDPADKRSRILRLTGSGQEQLDELSLRSSRLLADRLSHWSDDEVGLLIELMSRLRESFGDCRSTQRTPAHPPPYATDVSELTTRTPA; encoded by the coding sequence ATGGCCGAGCAGGCGCAGTACGAGGAACTGGCTCGTCAGCTCAGCGCCATCGGTGCCGTGAAGAGGGACATGGGGCGGATCCTGCCGCCCGACTGTCCCGGAGGCTCCGCGGCCGTGCTCACGCTGCTCGGCCGGTACGGCGAGATGCGGATGAGCAGACTCGCGGAGCTTCTCTCCGTGGACATGTCGGTGACCAGCCGCCATGTCGCGCATGTCGCCGACCGGGGCTGGATCGAACGGTTCCCCGACCCCGCCGACAAGCGCTCACGCATCCTGCGCCTCACCGGCTCCGGCCAGGAGCAGCTCGACGAGCTCTCCCTGCGCAGCTCCCGGCTGCTGGCCGACCGGCTCAGCCACTGGTCCGACGACGAGGTCGGGCTCCTCATCGAGCTGATGAGCAGGCTGCGCGAGAGCTTCGGCGACTGCCGCTCCACCCAGCGGACCCCGGCGCACCCTCCCCCGTACGCGACAGACGTATCAGAACTGACCACCCGTACACCCGCTTAG